The following coding sequences lie in one Pseudarthrobacter phenanthrenivorans Sphe3 genomic window:
- a CDS encoding TetR/AcrR family transcriptional regulator — MSNNPPRTRMTGLQRRNQLIDVGRGLFAVRGLDGTTIEEIAACAGVSKPVIYEHFGSKEGLYTQVVDHEFRLLLDAINEALTQEAKPRVLVERAALALLTYIEDRTEGFRILMRDAPPSQPEGAFSTLLSHVTAKVEHILADEFDRRGFSAQDGAMYAQMLVGMVAMTGQWWQDSRQPDKHTVAAHLVNLAWNGLTGLKKDPELKSEG, encoded by the coding sequence GTGAGCAACAACCCTCCGCGCACACGGATGACAGGCCTGCAGCGGCGGAACCAGCTGATCGACGTCGGACGCGGCCTTTTCGCCGTCCGCGGCCTCGACGGGACCACCATCGAGGAAATAGCTGCCTGCGCCGGGGTGTCCAAGCCCGTCATTTATGAACACTTCGGGTCCAAGGAAGGGCTGTACACCCAGGTGGTGGACCACGAGTTCCGGCTCCTCCTGGACGCCATCAACGAGGCCCTGACCCAGGAGGCCAAGCCCCGCGTCCTGGTGGAGCGCGCCGCCCTTGCCCTGTTGACCTACATCGAGGACCGCACCGAAGGATTCCGGATCCTGATGCGCGATGCACCGCCGTCCCAGCCCGAAGGCGCCTTCTCCACCCTGCTCTCCCACGTCACGGCCAAAGTGGAGCACATCCTCGCCGACGAGTTCGACCGGCGGGGCTTCAGCGCCCAGGACGGTGCCATGTATGCCCAGATGCTGGTTGGCATGGTGGCTATGACCGGCCAGTGGTGGCAGGACAGCCGCCAGCCCGACAAGCACACAGTCGCGGCGCACCTGGTCAACCTCGCCTGGAACGGGCTGACGGGCCTGAAGAAGGACCCGGAGCTGAAGTCGGAGGGTTGA
- the glmU gene encoding bifunctional UDP-N-acetylglucosamine diphosphorylase/glucosamine-1-phosphate N-acetyltransferase GlmU, producing MIPENTGPAAVIVLAAGAGTRMKSRTPKILHEIGGRSMVGHALLAARSINPQQLAIVVRHERDLVAQHVAALDPAAVIVDQDDVPGTGRAVEVALQALDAGQELTGTVVVTYGDVPLLSGELLAELVATHEREANAVTVLTAVLDDATGYGRILRGEDGTVTGIREHKDSSDAERLIREVNSGIYAFDAAVLRDALAHVTTDNSQGEKYLTDVLGLARQAGGRVAAVVTADRWQVEGANDRVQLAALGAELNRRIVEAWMRAGVTVVDPATTWIDSSVTLDEDVRILPNTQLHGATTVARDAVVGPDTTLTDVTIGEGAKVTRTHGSGAAIGAGAAVGPFTYLRPGTVLGETGKIGAFYETKNVTIGRGSKLSHLGYAGDAEIGEDTNIGCGNITANYDGEMKHRTVIGSGVRTGSNTVFVAPVTVGDGAYSGAGAVIRKDVPAGALALTVAAQRNTEGWVAANRPGTRSAELAQAATTDSSSTPASTEEGK from the coding sequence GTGATCCCCGAGAATACCGGTCCGGCCGCAGTCATCGTCCTGGCGGCAGGCGCCGGTACACGGATGAAATCGCGTACTCCCAAGATCCTTCATGAGATTGGCGGCAGGTCCATGGTGGGCCACGCACTCCTGGCCGCACGGAGCATCAATCCACAGCAGCTGGCCATCGTGGTCCGCCACGAACGGGACCTGGTGGCACAGCATGTTGCGGCGCTGGATCCGGCCGCAGTCATCGTTGACCAGGATGATGTCCCGGGTACCGGCCGCGCCGTGGAAGTTGCGCTGCAGGCCCTGGACGCCGGGCAGGAGCTCACCGGCACTGTTGTGGTGACCTACGGCGATGTGCCGTTGCTGTCGGGGGAACTGCTGGCCGAACTGGTCGCTACCCATGAGCGTGAAGCGAACGCCGTGACGGTCCTGACCGCCGTCCTGGATGATGCCACCGGGTACGGCCGGATCCTCCGCGGGGAGGACGGAACCGTTACCGGCATCCGTGAGCACAAGGACTCCTCCGACGCTGAACGGCTCATCCGGGAAGTGAATTCGGGCATCTACGCTTTTGACGCCGCCGTCCTGCGGGACGCACTGGCCCACGTCACCACCGACAACTCCCAGGGCGAGAAGTACCTGACTGATGTCCTTGGGCTGGCCCGCCAGGCGGGCGGCCGCGTTGCCGCCGTCGTCACCGCCGACCGCTGGCAGGTGGAAGGTGCCAATGACCGGGTCCAGCTTGCTGCCTTGGGAGCCGAGCTGAACCGCCGCATCGTCGAGGCGTGGATGCGCGCCGGCGTCACCGTGGTGGATCCCGCCACCACTTGGATCGACTCCTCAGTCACCCTGGACGAGGACGTCCGCATCCTTCCCAACACGCAGCTCCATGGCGCCACCACCGTGGCCAGGGACGCCGTCGTCGGCCCCGACACTACCCTGACGGATGTCACCATCGGTGAGGGCGCAAAAGTTACCCGCACGCACGGTTCCGGTGCCGCCATCGGTGCCGGCGCCGCCGTCGGGCCCTTCACCTACCTGCGGCCCGGCACGGTCCTGGGCGAGACCGGCAAGATCGGCGCGTTCTACGAGACAAAGAACGTGACCATCGGCCGCGGCTCCAAGCTGTCCCACCTCGGCTACGCCGGCGACGCCGAAATCGGCGAGGACACCAACATCGGCTGCGGCAACATCACGGCAAACTACGACGGCGAGATGAAGCACCGCACTGTCATCGGCTCCGGCGTCCGCACCGGTTCCAACACGGTCTTTGTTGCCCCGGTCACCGTGGGGGACGGTGCCTACAGCGGCGCCGGCGCGGTAATCCGCAAGGACGTGCCGGCCGGAGCGCTGGCGCTGACCGTAGCCGCCCAGCGCAACACCGAAGGCTGGGTTGCCGCCAACCGCCCGGGCACCCGCTCCGCCGAACTGGCCCAGGCAGCCACCACAGATTCCTCAAGTACCCCGGCATCTACAGAAGAGGGCAAGTAA